TTTATCTTGTAGCTTAGGGTCAACCATATTCAGCCTCTAGAATAATTAGATTGTGGATAGCTTTCAATAACATCAATCAGAGAGAGTTCAAGtgttataaaataaataaatcagacACAGTTCTCAGAGCTAACCAGTTTGAAATCCTATGTCAGCAGAGCTCGTTATTGAACTGTGTTGGCTTGATGGCAcagaagaaaatattgaagCCCTATCATCAAACATGCCTCTTGTGGTTGCAAATGAAATTGAATGTCGCCTTGGCGACGCTGGTTTAGATGTTCTTGTTGGAGATGCTGATGCAGAGAAACTCGGCGGGGAACTTGGAGGAGTAAACCTTGGAGTGCTAGTTTGGGATGCTAATAAAAGGCCTTGGGATATACGAGGTCTTGAGGCTGCCAAAGTAATTATAGTGAAAAAGGTAATACAGATGAGCTAGAGTAGTGAAATTGAAATAGATACATTATATTACAGCCAGAGACTGATATCTAGGTCATTGAAGGAAACAAAAAGCTATATACCATCTATCTCACTATCCTCAGTAAACGAATTTCCTGCTTCTGAGAACTGACTTCGGattgaagatgattttgatGGTGCTAATGTAGCTTCCTCTTctgaaaaaattcagaaaaaaatttgCTGAATAACCTGGTGGTTTGGACAACAAATCACTCCCAGATtcaagagggggaaaaaaatacaaaggtCAACAATCCATACGTGGATGCTTAAAGCTTCATTTTTTGAATTACCAAGATGCCATCATAGCATTATTTTCAAAAGATATCAAGGTGTCCGGGTAAACACTGAAGCTAAAATACAAACTGCGTAGCTACATATCTTGATCACATGCAAGGAGAGAGGCTCCACGATTCAATGGATCTTGACAGGGAATTCTTGGGATCTGAAAGTCACTACTCAGGATGATCATATACCAGTAAACTATTGCAATCTCTTGGGATCTTAAGAAGTACATTTATACAGTCTAAAATAAATCAACACCACAAGGGTTCGATCCATTTGATTTTTGGCCTGAGATATCCAAGGATGCAGAGATCCATCCTCAAGGACCACCAAAGGATATATTAATTTGTACTTTTATTAAACAATTAAAGTTTATAAAAGCAGCTAGAAGACCTCCAAAAAGTGATGCAGAAGATAGGCTCTCATGGCTAGATATTTTCTTTGCAACAACTTGGGAGCCTCGTGCCTGCAATAGAAATGAAACACGTTAGTATAACTAAGGCCTATATATAGGGTAATGGAGGAATTATCAGACACATGGTAATCAACTAGTAATCGGGGAAATAAAATACTACTGTAGTGTCCAGAACGAACAATACTTTTCCCTAATATGGACAAACTAACGAAGAGAAAACTTACAGAATTGTCGTCCTCCTCTTCAAGTGACTGCATAAGGGTTTTCCTGAAGCTTTccaactgaaaaagaaaagaagtattTATCTACAGTAAGAGAAAGTTATTCTTTGCTGCTATTACGCACTATACCATCCTTCTTCCCAATGAGGAGAAATCTTTGTTCaattataaatatatgtatcaaaatgagaaaaatatatTGTCTAACTAGATTACTTATATGAATAATTTCAATTGAGAATTCCTTATCTCCAACTTCGGAAAACAGAGAATTCAGTTCAGAgctaaaaaaaatctcatacaGTAATCCAAACAGAAAAGTATTAAGCTTAATCCAATACGAGATGGACGTTCATCCTTTATTAAGATTCATACTAATGTTACCTTGGAAACATCTCGATTGAGTTTCTTAACAGTACTGGACAGGGAAGCATTCTCCTTCAACAGATTCTCCTGCAACAACCACAAACAAAGTTGAGAAGCCGAAccggaggaagaagatgacggAGGAGGAGGCGGAATTACCTTTTCCTGATCGGCTAGGGCGAGACGATCGGCGGTTTCAGAGAGAGAAGCATCGAGAGAGTGGACCTGAGCTTGGAGGTCAGAGATGAGGTCATCCTTTTGGTCGAGATAAGAACGGAGACGGGAGCATTCAGATTCGAGATTAGAGATACGTGTCGAAAGGGCGATGGATGTGATCTTACGAGCCACATCCAGTTGGTCGAAGGGATCCGACGGGAGCACCGAGAGTATGTCCTCCGGAATATCAAAGGTTGGTGTTGGTGTAGAATCCACCACTTCGGCCATCTCCTCTAGGACCTCCACTACTAATAGTATTATCcactcgtcttcttcttcttcccatcttGGTATGGGATTTATGGGATTGgaatttgtttgtaccctaaCGTCTGGAGAATGGACCAGGAATATAAATTTGTGGTGGATTTTGTGTTCAATTTCCTTCCAAGTTATCCCTTTCATTTTTTGGCCTACCATTGGTCATGGTCAAGGTTGAAATAAGTGAATCAGTAGTGGAATCGGTTTTCATGTATCTCGACTCATTACAAGAATCGGTCAGAATCAATCCAAACATAAAAATGATAGGATGCGTATATAAATTGAGGAATTATATGGATATTTGTATCTAATgtttaaaataattataacaTCCAACATCAATGTACATATATTCCGTAGCCCATATAAAATTCCAAGATATATCATCCAACATCAATTATAAATACATACACCATAAAAAAGAGTCCAAAGTCCTATTGAGTAATGTGTTGATTGGCCATGATGTTGCTTGTTATTATCGATATAGTAAACAGTCAACACACTCTTAAAGTGATGCATATTTAGCCTGAATTGGAAATTATAACTTTATGAACAATTTTCAACGTATACATtggtttttttaatttcaaagttCACGTATTGAACTTTAGTTGAAGGTGATATAATGATTCACGAGAAATGTAATCATTTGAGTTAACTTCATGTTGGTGAAAGAATAAGATCAATCAGAGTTTGGGAGAGTGAGATATGATCAATTAAGTAAATATTGTGTTCGATAAATCTGATGTCATAAAAACCATCATAAAAGTAGGAACACGTTTAAATGCATTTAAAATGGAAATGCTGGTTGTTTGCCATTTTTTTCCATATCTTTGGGAAACAAAAggcaaatatatttttaaagtaGTAAAAAAGcataaattttgttttaaatgcattttgctaactatggtatGATGTGGATTGGCTACAtatcaaatttaaatttaaaattaaatatgcTTTATGTAGGTATATCATTCACGTCTTGTGTATGTCATATGCACTGTTATGGtattcccattttttttagttttaattttactaaaaaaacCTTAGATTATGAAAAAATGTGTTATGAACCTTGGCTGCTTCAATGGTCAGAATCTTATATTGAACTTTGGGAACCAAAGATAAGTATTGGTACCTCAAAGACCTCAAAAAAAGGGGTTTAGGGCCCACCGAACccaaatttttttgatgaaaattaaagtaaaatttaaattaaaaggtTTCTACATCATCCCTTGCAACATCACACAGGTTTGAAGACTAGACTTTCATTGCAGCGTAATAAGTGTCAAAGATAATCTTTACACTTCTTAGGAAAAAATGAGGAACTTAAATTTTCTTCCTTTAAGAAAACCAACTACCCCTTAAATGGATATGACTCCATAGTTAAACAGGAAACAAAACCATTCCATAGAATTTAGAGGAGTAATAGAAACTACCTGGCACCAAATAGGAAggagatatgaaaaaaaaaagaatgatccTTGGTCGTGGTCCTTACACTAATAAAAGAGTCATTAAGAGAATGCATATAGACATAATCAAGGggtgaattttttgaatttcataatTTCTAAAGTAGATAAAGTGAATGAAAACTTAGTCTATACAAATTCAAGGAGGGCTTATGTTGATAGTGATAAGATCTGCATCATctttaccccccaaaaaaaaaatatatatatatatatatatatacatcatcAATTCCACGTGGCATGGAtctttgaccctttttttttttgtttaaataggTATCTTAAACCCTACTTAATaatgatgtgaatttgaaatcgaaatcgaactgAGCCATTTACATTGAAATCGTAAAATCGTTTAGTTAAtggcttggttttggtttcaagtttaagattgATTTGTTAAATTGATCGTGTcagttttaaccgtttaacttgttggtttcaaactgacttgacaccgtgaaaatcgaaccatttaaatcGATCTGATTAActcgtataacaattaaatatttgattgttttaacaaaacataattgtttgatttagagaataattaaggaccatagaggttgtccaacaatgtattcaataatttactcatattctgtagttatgtagttaaatccttactTGTTCAATGtcgttggtgtatgatgtcttgtattccgtcgtagtttaattcagggagtactggtgcaacacctagacaggcaggacggcggtcccgctagccggttagcgggccgtgggggttgcaaggggggcaggaggcccccctgcatagcagagGGTGTAGGGGGGGCGTAGGCccagctcgaattttttatttaagggcaattgtagtttaatccggattagggtggcaattgtagtttaatccggattagggttttttcgctatatatttgtagggAGGGTTTATTTCTCTGtgatgcaagcaatactgagaggtgtgaggacgagcgctgtaaccctattttccattgatagtgaagcaggatcttaTCTCAcaggggacgtaggcaaccttgccgaacctcgtaaaatctatattcattatttgttttgtttttctattatcttctgcatcgttttagggttgcgtttctataaatgcctcatttaatttaatATAAGACTGAAatatttatcaacaaaaataaattttagtaagtatgcgaataaactagcaaattgATTACTAATTGTTTAGAAATCGTATGAAATAAACCACGATCGAAATGATTTAAAACTGTGAAACCCACACCAttaaaaaatcatgaaattcGAATTGTTCACTAAACGGTTGCAATTTTAGAAAGTACAATCATTTAGTAAAtaatgagatttttattttaaaataaatgtgaatcgaatCGAATCACACCAAATACATCGAAACGATTAATACCCTTACTACTTAATTATTAACGAaggacatctctctctctctcctcgttCCCTCACAGTCACAGTCAAAACAATCTCAGAAATTTTCAAGGGATGGTGTTTCATCCCTGTCCGTCTCTCCACGGCGAGGAAAGAGCCATCAAGTCTTTTTTCGATTTCGAATGCTGTTGACTTATAAACATTAAAATAACAGAGATGAAATCACCAGAAGCCATCACAATTCACAGTCGCAGTGATTGGTGCTggacaagaagaaagaggaaaaatgcTAACTTGCAGAACTTGGTAAGAGTCGTAAGACCCTCTGGACCTCTCTCTCATGTCCCTCCttcatttcttgatttttctcatcacgttggggttagggttttctGGGTTCGACTCTGGTGACGTTATTGCGCTCGAATCCCCACATAGGAGGCTAGACGCAGACGCTCCCTGTCCTTTGAATTTCGATGCTTTACGCGAACTCGTTCAGGGTTCGAATGGGATCGTCCTTACCGATGTCTCCGCCAAGTGTCGATACGTTCTTCAAGGTCTACGTCTCGTTGAATCTTTGTATCTTCAAACTACTGGGTTCTTCCTTCCTCCGTTAAATGCATCTGAGTCATGTTGGGAGTCATACCAATCCTTAATAAGTGAAATCATCCCCAATTTCGACATTCTCTCCTCTTGCGGCTTCCAGATCAGTTGGATTTCGGAGGGTTGTATGAATATTACGTCTCGTTCGCAGTTTGAATCGATAGTTCCTGAGTCCTCTTTGCTTGAAGTCGAGCATTCCTGCAAGCAGTCCCTCGAAAATGGATCTCCCTGCGCTTCGTGCACCACAAGCCTGTCGAGCCTTCAGGCAGCTTACCTGCGTGGCTCTCAAGTAGGGAACGTCTCGGCCTGTACTGGATACCCGTCAATCTATGCTGCCGGTATCGTTAATCGGTTTGGGCCGGCTGACAAAGGGACTGCCATGTGTTTGTTCTctctatatttctcttcctcTGCTGCTTCGAGCAACAACAGTCCCAAGACTCTGATTTCTGGGATTGTGATAGGCGGTAGTGTTGGCTTGCTGGGTATAATTGTGGCCTTTTGGTTTGTGAGGAGAAGGTATAAGAAACggaggagaaagaggaagatgttTGTCAAAATTCCTAGGACGAATTCATTTGAGGGGTTGGAATTGATTAGTGGGAGTACGACTCTTATTAAGTTCACTTTCGATGAAATCAAACGGGCTACGAGGAATTTTTCTAGGGATAACATTATTGGTAAAGGAGGTTATGGGAATGTTTATGAGGGAACTCTGCGGGATGGGTCTGAGGCTGCATTTAAGAGGTTTAAGAACTGCTCTCCTTCTGGGGATGCCAGTTTCGCCCATGAACTTGAGGTTATTGCCAGTGTTAGGCATGTAAACCTTATTGCTCTCAGAGGATACTGCACTGCCACTACTCCATTCGAGGGTCACCAGAGGATCATTGTATGCAATTTGATGCGCAATGGAAGTCTCCATGACCATCTTTTTGGGTCAACAGATAATAGGCTTAGCTGGCCAATCCGTAAGAAAATTGCACTTGGAACGGCAAGAGGTTTGGCTTACTTGCATTACGGGGCACAGCCATCCATCATCCACAGGGATATTAAGGCTAGTAATATCCTATTAGATGAGATGTTTGAACCCAAATTGGCGGACTTTGGCTTCGCCAAGTATAGACCGGAGGGGATGACCCATCTGAGCACCAGGGTGGCT
The Macadamia integrifolia cultivar HAES 741 unplaced genomic scaffold, SCU_Mint_v3 scaffold_190A, whole genome shotgun sequence DNA segment above includes these coding regions:
- the LOC122071168 gene encoding uncharacterized protein At4g15545 translates to MAEVVDSTPTPTFDIPEDILSVLPSDPFDQLDVARKITSIALSTRISNLESECSRLRSYLDQKDDLISDLQAQVHSLDASLSETADRLALADQEKENLLKENASLSSTVKKLNRDVSKLESFRKTLMQSLEEEDDNSARGSQVVAKKISSHESLSSASLFGEEEATLAPSKSSSIRSQFSEAGNSFTEDSEIDASRPRISQGLLLASQTSTPRFTPPSSPPSFSASASPTRTSKPASPRRHSISFATTRGMFDDRASIFSSVPSSQHSSITSSADIGFQTGRTRVDGKEFFRQVRTRLSYEQFGAFLANVKELNSHKQTREETLRKSDEIFGPDNKDLYTIFEGLITRNIH
- the LOC122071167 gene encoding probable LRR receptor-like serine/threonine-protein kinase RKF3; amino-acid sequence: MSLLHFLIFLITLGLGFSGFDSGDVIALESPHRRLDADAPCPLNFDALRELVQGSNGIVLTDVSAKCRYVLQGLRLVESLYLQTTGFFLPPLNASESCWESYQSLISEIIPNFDILSSCGFQISWISEGCMNITSRSQFESIVPESSLLEVEHSCKQSLENGSPCASCTTSLSSLQAAYLRGSQVGNVSACTGYPSIYAAGIVNRFGPADKGTAMCLFSLYFSSSAASSNNSPKTLISGIVIGGSVGLLGIIVAFWFVRRRYKKRRRKRKMFVKIPRTNSFEGLELISGSTTLIKFTFDEIKRATRNFSRDNIIGKGGYGNVYEGTLRDGSEAAFKRFKNCSPSGDASFAHELEVIASVRHVNLIALRGYCTATTPFEGHQRIIVCNLMRNGSLHDHLFGSTDNRLSWPIRKKIALGTARGLAYLHYGAQPSIIHRDIKASNILLDEMFEPKLADFGFAKYRPEGMTHLSTRVAGTLGYVAPEYALYGQLTERSDVYSYGVVLLELLSGKKAIGSANDGRTSLVADWAWSLVREGRALDVIEDGMPELGDKEVMEKYVLVAVLSSHPHLYARPTMDQIVKILETDLPVPSIPDRPIPIVAEIGAIKSSVSGSGSGQLSSSGGYQAFLAEGNNSSSEKRKPHYWRSKQQSKMI